tcgcagtcattgtgttcaccacttgaattgtgcttgcactaagtacgtttatggggagttgaattgttgtatattttttggcGCAGGCTGGTTAATGGTTTGaggaaataacccgtaagaaaaagactgtaagatcgctagttatagcctacctttaggttttgcaaaataattaggcatgaaaatctgtaacattagCTTATgagtgaagtgcggaacacatagagcgcgacagactgcaaactacatctgtcaaatattaaaatacagacgttcttatggacactgttattttgacagcggCAGgccaggccgacagttgtcgttcccgctaaattgaatatttcctatatttgccgacggcagtaggacgacagtagagttttcttaatactcacctgtacttaaataaaaactaatcagcgaaatttgagagaaaaatcaggataacctacataaaattagcacaattttttttgcaaattgtatcgattctacattatccgaaggaacttcgttcctacctggtgtcccacgacaccacatttctttttttattcaaagtagtttccttgtgcttcgatacagtgtttagcccggtcaattagcaatTCAAATGAGAatatcagtgacaagcgtcgaccgatgacacagcgcattatcgtgcaacaggcgccaggaccatGCCTCatggtattgtggtcgagcacgatgaatgcgtgacaaaagacgcttccaaacaccaaggtaaaacacagcattaatcgtttggccaggtggaacgaactctcggtgtacaataccctcggaatcgtaaaaacaattgcattgtctttatttttgacttctgatcgtcacagaggtcctcatgaccttcttggaatcgcttaagccactcatgcacattactacgggatagacactgatcaccataaacttttttcatcatttgaaatgtttcagtaaacgttttcccaagtttaaaacaaaatttaatatttgctctttgcattttacgaccgataaccaaaagctgctgtcgctttttgatcgataacatcgattgtagttatccaattgtcttaaaatttttatgaaatgtcaacaagagatcaaaccttttctttcatgtacacagttatattaaaaaagttctgtttcttttgcgacagaccttgtatattataaaattgtgttGGTAATGAATTATTGTCTAATGTATTGAATGATATGGCGTATGTCGATGGCGGGAACGCTGTCAGATCAGAGCCAAAGAGCCTTGTGACGCGGCGCAGTATTGAATCGGACGTTGAAAAGCCAATTACGTAGACGAATTGAATGTGCTTTCCCTTTGTCCATTCCTCTTGTTGGTTGTGTTGGTGtagaggtgtggtgagttggGTGGCGTACGAGGGTGGTGTGTTATATTGGTGTTGAATTGTAGCgccatcagctgtggtgaattgagcTGTTTTATttggatgcgccagttttaccgggtagcgggggtggatgcttaactcatttaaacaatatgaattatttaaaaagtaaatcttatttgcacattaactacaaaacactactttgaaaattaatagagcgcgacagactgcaagcgacatttgtcaaatattaaaatacacatgttCTTATGCACACAgatatgtagttgtgcagctgtctCAATAAATGTGtacttaagaacgtgtgtatttgaatatttggcagatgtcgcttgaagtctgccgcTCTCGATGTGTTCAGAGCATAAGTTGCGAGAAAAATAAACTTCGACGtacttgttttagtttttggcGTCAAATGGTCTGCAAGAAACTGAACTTTCTGGAATATATTTCAATGTTGCCATATGTGGCAGATGTACAATCATAAATTAATGAGCAATCAGGGAGGTTACTTTATAATTGCAATCGCATTGACCagatttgttatttattttgtttggttCCACTTAATCATTTTTCTTATCGTGATCGCGATGTTGTTTCAAGTGTGAGAAGTAACAATACTACTTCCGAGATCCTGCTGCAATCTAAAGTTTCTGCTCATTAATTTATGATTGTACATCTGCCACATATGGCAACATTGAAATATATTCCAGAAAGTTCAGTTTGTAACAAACAACTTGGCGCCAAAAACTGAAATATGTAAGTAtctcgaagttttttttttctcaattgcATTAACTACACGAAGTGTAACCACTCAAACACCCACACCCAATGACAGCACACAGATACGCCGTGTGTTGTCGCAACTTACAGTGCTGCCAGAGCATGCTGatctaagaaatatttataatggtTTTTATTGGATGCcaaagtttaaataaatagCTTTAATCACCAAAGAAACTGCTCTAGGATCTACTGAAGCGCAGAGCGTTcatatgtaatattttactTCTACAGAATTAAGAAACACAATATCAACCGaaacaacatttgaaaaatttcaataatttggtCAGAGTTTCAAACACCAACACAATCTTAGCAAAGTTTTTAGCAATAGTGTAAACGCCCTTTAaaggtatataagtataatagtGTTTGTGCTAAAACTAAGAACTACAATGGTGTAAGAGACTATAACTTTCctatttagtttatatttttatagtctTCTAAGTTTATTAATCAACCATTCGCTTACGAAGTTATGGTTTTATCTAAATCTAAATAGTACAATAAGATGGCATAGCCGCTGAGCACAATACCACACATGCACAATCGGTGTAGCTGTTTGAAGAGCGCAAAAAATTTGTCTTCAGTTGGAATTATTGTGAGTAAATTAGAGAATAGTACCTTCTCTGAGAAATCAGCGATATTCATTGTATGTAATCGTGCGGCAAAGAAAAGCTATATATAAGAGAACGCTTCGCAAGCTCTTTAAAAGACAGTGAACCACCGAGTGGTAAGTAAGTTGTTGTGAAATCATATATAAGAGCAAAACAATCAATCAATCTGAGAAAAAGTTATTgtgaattttatataaacagGAATAGTAATCAAAAGCAACGAAAAATGCAAACTTCTTTCATATTAACGCTACTTATAGTTGTAGTTGTACtgattatttggtttttatatatCTGGCTTAATCAGACTGCAGCAAGCTTTAACAAAAATCCGACTAATAGACAAATTAACAGTATCACAAATGGACCGATAAATAGTTTTGATTCAGCAAACTTTAATTTTCCAGTTGAAACGATAATCaaaagtttagatatatatgACGAAGCACCATTTTCACCTTGTGGAATTAAAGTCAATGGCGATATGCTCAACACTTCGCCAATTCTTACGCCTCAAAATCAACTTGAGCACTTGCTACCCAATTCAAGTGGTGAAATTGTAATGCCCCATGGCCAGTGGGTGAATTTGCGCTGCGGTGATGCATTCTCAAAACCGTTCGACGGACAAACTCTGAAGGCACAATGTGCCGGcgataaaaattttcttataaacaaTCAAATGGTCAATTTCTCAAATATCAATTGCACTTCCATGTCAACGCCAACGCCAATGAGAACGGGACTGCTGCAGCGGAGGTATCGCAATATTCCATTTCGGCAATAAATTCAATGAGTCATTACTACCGACAATACCCGTGTGTTTTTGACGAAATTCGCCAAACCACTTCTTACGTTGAACACACCATTACTCCTGCAAATATTCACTACAAACATGACGTGCCGCGTAAAAACTTCACTTCCGGCGATTTCTTTGGTGGTGCAGAAACATTGACCTCTTTAAGCAGCCCCAAACAAATTAAGGCACTCAGTCGTATACTTCCTGGGAAAGGATTCTTCGATTTACGTGACAGCCCCAAACCCATCTGTCCCCTGTGGCCACTTGGTTGCCAAAGCGACTTGATATTCAGTAACAACAAAAGTTCTACTTTCCATTATGTGAATGTAGTGCCACAATGGCAGTCCTTCAATGCCGGTAACTGGTCGCGCATTGAGGATGGAGTCCGTCAGTTCGCTCATGACAATAATAGTACCCTACTCTGCTGGACTGGTACCTGGGGTGTTTGCACTTTGCCAGACGTTAACAATATACAACAGGAGTTATATCTAAAGAACGATAAGCAAGACAATAATGTCGTACCAGTGCCGAAACTATTTTACCGTATTGTTATCGATGCTGAGTCCCCGTAGGAGTATCACGTTCGTTGGGGTGAATAACCCCTATCTGACAATTGAAGAACTGACAAC
The Bactrocera neohumeralis isolate Rockhampton unplaced genomic scaffold, APGP_CSIRO_Bneo_wtdbg2-racon-allhic-juicebox.fasta_v2 ctg2601, whole genome shotgun sequence DNA segment above includes these coding regions:
- the LOC126766815 gene encoding uncharacterized protein LOC126766815, giving the protein MSHYYRQYPCVFDEIRQTTSYVEHTITPANIHYKHDVPRKNFTSGDFFGGAETLTSLSSPKQIKALSRILPGKGFFDLRDSPKPICPLWPLGCQSDLIFSNNKSSTFHYVNVVPQWQSFNAGNWSRIEDGVRQFAHDNNSTLLCWTGTWGVCTLPDVNNIQQELYLKNDKQDNNVVPVPKLFYRIVIDAESP